In the Streptomyces sp. BHT-5-2 genome, one interval contains:
- a CDS encoding SH3 domain-containing protein — translation MPTTDVLVARGKKLAAGAGALTTAVALGATLLVAAPAQAAPHPRPTPQEQPAPEEQPAPQMESGQDYAYGSVTAARGMNEREYPSTDSSSKGYLRNGTRIYLVCKVRAQSIRGNDLWYLIRGSRRTWIAAKHVSNHGNVRYCKDVHRDRAQPNDEYRYAG, via the coding sequence ATGCCCACGACCGACGTCCTCGTGGCCCGAGGCAAGAAGCTCGCAGCCGGTGCGGGCGCCCTGACCACGGCTGTCGCCCTGGGGGCGACGCTGCTCGTTGCGGCTCCGGCCCAGGCCGCGCCGCACCCCCGGCCCACCCCGCAGGAGCAGCCCGCTCCCGAGGAGCAGCCGGCCCCCCAGATGGAGTCCGGTCAGGACTACGCCTACGGCAGCGTGACCGCCGCCCGCGGGATGAACGAGCGCGAGTACCCCAGCACCGACTCGTCGTCCAAGGGTTACCTCCGCAACGGCACCCGGATCTACCTGGTCTGCAAGGTCCGCGCCCAGAGCATCCGCGGCAACGACCTCTGGTACCTGATCCGGGGCAGCCGCCGGACCTGGATCGCTGCCAAGCACGTGTCGAACCACGGCAACGTCCGGTACTGCAAGGACGTGCACCGTGACCGCGCCCAGCCGAACGACGAATACCGGTACGCCGGCTGA
- a CDS encoding oxygenase MpaB family protein translates to MAGDPGLFGPGSVTWQLHADPMMWIAGVRALYLQALYPRAVRGVMQNSAAFGMDEQGRRDAWGRLMRTADFVGTLTYGTTDAAERAGAAVRGLHRRLTATDPDTGERYRIDAPELLLWVHCAEVDSYLQVLRRSGHPLADRQADRYLDEQRTSARLVGLDPDTVPGDTAAFAAYFDRVRPDLAPTPEARQVDAFLRRPPIAAPLVPARALLWRPVAELAYAALPPYAHRLYGRPAPPPALVTRRLRRAGRLLRAVPAGVRWQLPPRHVLRAVARLGPDARPVRP, encoded by the coding sequence ATGGCAGGCGACCCCGGGCTCTTCGGGCCCGGCTCGGTGACCTGGCAGCTGCACGCGGACCCGATGATGTGGATCGCGGGCGTCCGCGCGCTCTACCTCCAGGCGCTGTACCCGCGCGCGGTGCGCGGCGTCATGCAGAACTCGGCCGCCTTCGGCATGGACGAGCAGGGCCGGCGGGACGCCTGGGGGCGGCTGATGCGCACCGCCGACTTCGTCGGCACCCTCACCTACGGCACCACCGACGCCGCCGAACGGGCCGGCGCCGCGGTCCGCGGCCTGCACCGCCGGCTGACCGCCACCGACCCGGACACCGGCGAGCGCTACCGCATCGACGCACCGGAGCTGCTGCTGTGGGTGCACTGCGCCGAGGTCGACTCCTACCTCCAGGTGCTGCGCCGCTCCGGCCACCCGCTCGCCGACCGGCAGGCCGACCGCTATCTCGACGAACAGCGCACCAGCGCCCGGCTCGTGGGCCTGGACCCGGACACCGTCCCCGGCGACACGGCCGCGTTCGCCGCCTACTTCGACCGGGTCCGGCCGGACCTCGCGCCGACCCCCGAGGCTCGCCAGGTCGACGCCTTCCTGCGGCGCCCGCCGATCGCGGCGCCGCTCGTCCCGGCCCGTGCCCTGCTCTGGCGGCCGGTGGCGGAGCTGGCCTACGCGGCGCTGCCCCCGTACGCCCACCGGCTCTACGGCCGGCCGGCGCCGCCGCCCGCCCTCGTCACCCGCCGGCTGCGCAGGGCCGGCCGGCTGCTGCGCGCGGTCCCGGCGGGGGTCCGCTGGCAGCTGCCGCCGCGGCACGTCCTGCGGGCGGTGGCCAGGCTCGGCCCCGATGCGCGGCCGGTCCGGCCCTGA
- a CDS encoding acyl-CoA dehydrogenase family protein produces MHLDYTPEQQRLRAELRTYFGELVPDDAHTRYADPAAQKRFYRETVRRLGTDGWLGVGWPKEYGGRGLTPMEQFIFFDEAAQAGVPLPVMALNTVGPTLMRFGTEEQQAYFLPRILSGELDFAIGYSEPDAGTDLASLKTRAVREGDEETGHYIVNGQKIWTTNGDTAHWVWLAVRTAPIEEGVPPHKGITLLLVPTSDPGYSCTVINTLASHDTTASYYENITVPATRRVGRENQGWRIITNQLNHERVTLAAHGTMAIRALHDVRRWAAGTKLADGRRVIDLGWVRGRLARTHARLEAMKLLNWRMVDALQQGTLTPQDASAVKVYGSEARRDAYAWLMEVAGAAGPLKEGSAGAVLHGELERGYRSAVIFTFGGGNNEIQREIISWIGLGMPRVRR; encoded by the coding sequence GTGCACCTGGACTACACCCCGGAACAGCAGCGGCTGCGCGCCGAACTGCGCACGTACTTCGGCGAACTGGTACCGGACGACGCCCACACCCGGTACGCCGACCCGGCCGCGCAGAAGCGCTTCTACCGCGAGACCGTGCGCCGGCTCGGCACCGACGGCTGGCTGGGCGTGGGCTGGCCCAAGGAGTACGGCGGGCGCGGCCTGACGCCCATGGAGCAGTTCATCTTCTTCGACGAGGCCGCCCAGGCCGGGGTGCCGCTGCCGGTGATGGCGCTGAACACCGTCGGTCCCACCCTCATGCGGTTCGGCACTGAGGAGCAGCAGGCGTACTTCCTGCCCCGGATCCTCTCCGGGGAGCTCGACTTCGCGATCGGCTACAGCGAACCGGACGCCGGCACCGACCTGGCCTCCCTGAAGACCCGCGCGGTGCGCGAGGGCGACGAGGAGACCGGCCACTACATCGTCAACGGCCAGAAGATCTGGACCACCAACGGCGACACCGCCCACTGGGTCTGGCTGGCGGTGCGCACCGCCCCCATCGAGGAGGGAGTGCCGCCCCACAAGGGCATCACCCTGCTCCTGGTCCCCACCAGTGACCCCGGCTACTCCTGCACCGTGATCAACACCCTCGCCTCGCACGACACCACCGCCAGCTACTACGAGAACATCACCGTCCCCGCCACCCGCCGCGTCGGCCGGGAGAACCAGGGCTGGCGGATCATCACCAACCAGCTCAACCACGAGCGGGTCACCCTCGCCGCCCACGGCACCATGGCCATCCGCGCGCTCCACGACGTCCGGCGCTGGGCGGCCGGCACCAAGCTCGCCGACGGCCGCCGGGTCATCGACCTGGGCTGGGTGCGCGGGCGGCTGGCCCGCACGCACGCCAGACTGGAGGCCATGAAGCTGCTGAACTGGCGGATGGTCGACGCCCTCCAACAGGGCACGCTGACCCCCCAGGACGCCTCCGCCGTCAAGGTCTACGGCTCCGAGGCCCGCCGGGACGCCTACGCCTGGCTGATGGAGGTGGCCGGCGCCGCCGGACCGCTGAAGGAGGGCTCGGCCGGCGCGGTGCTCCACGGCGAACTGGAGCGCGGCTACCGCTCCGCGGTCATCTTCACCTTCGGCGGCGGCAACAACGAGATCCAGCGCGAGATCATCTCCTGGATCGGCCTGGGCATGCCCCGGGTGCGGCGCTGA
- a CDS encoding VOC family protein: MKITEPTPGAPCWVELGTSDVPAAALYYREVFGWHADTDPRPESGGYTVFAVGGARVAAAAPLYAPGQPTAWTVTFATPDAEALAEAVTGAGGRVLVPPRDLLDLGRFAVLADPAGAAFAVWQARSFAGAELLNESGALGWVELATGDAESAVSFYSRTFGWSVRSHGTYTQWGIGGADFGGMSTVEARDREDVRPHWLPYFAVESVDATAARAADTGGMLLMAPTDVPDGPRIAMLRDPQGAVFGIHQAGTEG; encoded by the coding sequence GTGAAGATCACCGAGCCCACGCCCGGTGCGCCGTGCTGGGTGGAGCTGGGCACCTCGGACGTGCCCGCGGCCGCCCTCTACTACCGCGAGGTCTTCGGCTGGCACGCCGACACCGACCCGCGCCCGGAGTCCGGCGGCTACACGGTCTTCGCGGTGGGCGGCGCCCGGGTCGCCGCGGCCGCCCCGCTGTACGCGCCGGGCCAACCGACCGCCTGGACCGTCACGTTCGCCACCCCGGACGCCGAGGCCCTGGCCGAGGCGGTGACCGGGGCCGGCGGCCGGGTGCTGGTGCCGCCGCGCGACCTCCTCGACCTGGGCCGGTTCGCGGTGCTGGCCGATCCGGCGGGCGCCGCCTTCGCGGTCTGGCAGGCCCGGTCCTTCGCCGGCGCCGAGCTGCTGAACGAGTCCGGCGCGCTCGGCTGGGTCGAACTGGCCACCGGCGACGCCGAGTCCGCGGTGTCCTTCTACTCCCGGACCTTCGGATGGTCCGTCAGATCCCACGGCACCTACACCCAATGGGGCATCGGCGGCGCCGACTTCGGGGGGATGAGCACCGTGGAGGCGCGCGACCGGGAGGACGTCCGGCCGCACTGGCTGCCGTACTTCGCGGTCGAGTCCGTCGACGCGACCGCGGCGCGGGCCGCCGACACCGGAGGGATGCTGCTGATGGCGCCGACGGACGTGCCGGACGGGCCGCGGATCGCCATGCTGCGCGATCCGCAGGGCGCCGTCTTCGGCATCCACCAGGCGGGCACCGAAGGCTGA
- a CDS encoding serine/threonine-protein kinase translates to MAEHSLVQGRYRLLDTIGRGGMGEVWRARDESLGRLVAVKCLKPMGDRQEPGFLRVLRERFRREARVAAALQHRGITVVHDFGEDDGILFLVMELLNGRNLSQLLDDNRRQPLPVPDVVEIAEQIAAALAYTHEQAVVHRDLKPANIVRTTDGTVKICDFGIARLGHDIGFTTRLTGTGVAMGSPHYMSPEQIGGGTVDHRSDLYSLGCVLYEIATGAPPFAQGDAWAVLVGHRDTAPDPPRAVRPDLPEAYERIVLDLLAKEPDDRPRDADDLAKRLADARHRRAPRGAGPAPEDLTVPAPRLPSWTRGITAGAPAAGTRPPHRPAADPAVAGLTDVWTPPGDPLRGEASPALGSDRPAPPGDHHALLAALAGRLAQAHALAGADRHFEAQELRTEVLAGRERLLGPDHPDTLGCRHDIAVGLGRLGRLEECRTAAREVAEARTRVLGAHHPDTLASRWQHAFVSGRLGRWAEALTAYQEVAAGQAAALGPDHPDTLAARYETGVALGRLGRSAEALAHYRDLVAARTRAHGPHDPETLRARHGLGVNYGRQDRWPEALAEAREVAAVRARVLGADHPDTLASHRETAVALGRLGRWAEALDVHRRVADARARVLGAAHLDALASRGEQAQCLARLGRPDEADALHRRVAALRRERAATRR, encoded by the coding sequence ATGGCGGAGCACAGTCTTGTCCAGGGGCGTTACCGACTGCTCGACACCATCGGACGCGGCGGCATGGGGGAGGTGTGGCGGGCCCGCGACGAGTCGCTGGGCCGGCTGGTCGCCGTCAAGTGCCTCAAGCCGATGGGGGATCGGCAGGAACCAGGATTCCTACGGGTGCTGCGGGAGCGCTTCCGCCGCGAGGCCCGGGTCGCGGCCGCGCTCCAGCACCGCGGCATCACCGTCGTGCACGACTTCGGCGAGGACGACGGCATCCTCTTCCTCGTCATGGAGCTGCTGAACGGCCGCAACCTCAGCCAGCTGCTGGACGACAACCGGCGCCAGCCGCTGCCGGTCCCGGACGTCGTCGAGATCGCCGAGCAGATCGCCGCGGCCCTGGCGTACACCCATGAACAGGCCGTGGTGCACCGGGACCTGAAACCGGCCAACATCGTGCGGACCACCGACGGCACGGTCAAGATCTGCGACTTCGGCATCGCCCGGCTCGGCCACGACATCGGCTTCACCACCCGGCTCACCGGCACCGGCGTCGCCATGGGCAGCCCGCACTACATGTCGCCCGAGCAGATCGGCGGCGGCACCGTCGACCACCGCAGCGACCTGTACTCCCTGGGCTGTGTGCTCTACGAGATCGCCACCGGCGCCCCGCCGTTCGCCCAGGGCGACGCCTGGGCGGTGCTGGTCGGCCACCGCGACACCGCCCCGGACCCGCCGCGCGCGGTCCGCCCCGACCTGCCCGAGGCGTACGAGCGGATCGTCCTCGACCTGCTGGCAAAGGAGCCGGACGACCGGCCGCGGGACGCCGACGACCTCGCCAAGCGCCTGGCGGACGCCCGCCACCGCCGCGCCCCGCGGGGTGCCGGCCCGGCGCCGGAAGACCTGACGGTGCCCGCCCCGCGGCTGCCGTCCTGGACCCGCGGGATCACCGCCGGCGCCCCGGCCGCCGGCACCCGGCCACCGCACCGGCCCGCGGCGGACCCGGCCGTCGCGGGCCTCACCGACGTCTGGACCCCGCCCGGCGACCCGCTGCGCGGCGAGGCGTCACCGGCCCTCGGCTCCGACCGCCCGGCCCCGCCCGGCGACCACCACGCCCTCCTCGCCGCGCTGGCCGGACGGCTGGCGCAGGCCCACGCGCTGGCCGGGGCGGACCGGCACTTCGAGGCCCAGGAGCTGCGCACCGAGGTGCTGGCCGGCCGCGAGCGGCTGCTCGGCCCGGACCACCCCGACACCCTCGGCTGCCGCCACGACATCGCGGTCGGCCTCGGCCGGCTGGGCCGCCTGGAGGAGTGCCGGACCGCCGCCCGCGAGGTCGCCGAGGCCCGCACCCGGGTGCTCGGCGCCCACCACCCCGACACCCTCGCCTCCCGCTGGCAACACGCCTTCGTATCAGGGCGGTTGGGGCGCTGGGCGGAGGCGCTGACGGCCTATCAGGAGGTGGCCGCGGGGCAGGCCGCCGCGCTCGGCCCGGACCACCCGGACACCCTCGCCGCCCGCTACGAGACCGGTGTCGCGCTCGGCCGGCTGGGCCGCAGCGCGGAGGCGCTGGCCCACTACCGCGACCTGGTGGCGGCCCGCACCCGCGCCCACGGTCCGCACGACCCGGAGACCCTCCGCGCCCGGCACGGCCTGGGCGTCAACTACGGCCGCCAGGACCGTTGGCCGGAGGCGCTCGCCGAGGCCCGGGAGGTGGCCGCGGTCCGCGCCCGGGTGCTCGGCGCCGACCACCCCGACACCCTGGCCAGCCACCGCGAGACCGCCGTGGCGCTGGGCCGGCTCGGCCGCTGGGCCGAGGCGCTGGACGTCCACCGCCGGGTCGCCGACGCCCGCGCCCGGGTCCTGGGTGCGGCCCACCTCGACGCGCTGGCCAGCCGCGGCGAACAGGCCCAGTGCCTGGCACGGCTGGGCCGGCCGGACGAGGCGGACGCCCTCCACCGCCGGGTCGCGGCGCTGCGCCGGGAGCGAGCCGCGACCCGGCGGTAG